The Pseudomonas fluorescens genome includes a window with the following:
- a CDS encoding PQQ-dependent dehydrogenase, methanol/ethanol family, with translation MRQIGHASFSGVRSTVAGIPLKSLAGALLLSLATASALASETPANVDSQRLIAADKEPGNWMSTGRTYDEQRYSPLKRISDQNVGQLGLAWSYKLDLDRGVEATPIVVDGVMYTTGPFSVVYALDARNGKLIWKYDPQSDRNRAGEACCDAVNRGVAVWKGKVYVGVLDGRLEAIDAKTGQRAWSVDTRADHKRSYTITGAPRVVNGKVVIGNGGAEFGVRGYVTAYDAETGKQAWRFYTVPGDPKLPPEDKGMAIAAKTWHGDAFVEQGGGGTAWDSFAFDPDLNLLYIGVGNGSLWDPKWRSQAKGDNLFLSSIVAVNADTGEYVWHYQTTPGDAWDYTATQHMILAELPIDGKPRKVLMQAPKNGFFYVIDRATGQLLSAKGIVPQSWTKGMDMKTGRPIVDDENAAYWKDGKRKLVTPAFWGAHDWQPMSYNPNTGLVYIPAHIMSAYYEHIPEAPKRNPFKSMYQLGLRTGMMPENVDGLLEMAKGWSGKLIAWDPVKQQPAWEVPYVTIFNGGTLSTAGNLVFEGSADGRVIAYAADTGKKLWEQPAASGVMAAPITYSVDGEQYVTFMAGWGGAFSTFAGALSLRAGVQPFSQVLTYKIGGTAKLQEPAPRPDTPKPPALSTDTAAIEAGGKLYDGYCSQCHGIHAVSGGVLPDLRKLTPEKHQMFLGILFGGRVPDGMPSFADAFTPEQVDQIHQYLIKRAHDLQDEGLAWKKFSAKQ, from the coding sequence ATGAGACAGATTGGCCATGCCTCGTTTTCCGGTGTTCGATCTACCGTCGCCGGTATCCCTCTGAAATCCCTGGCCGGCGCTTTGCTGTTGAGCCTGGCCACTGCGTCCGCCTTGGCTTCTGAGACGCCAGCCAATGTCGACAGTCAGCGACTGATTGCGGCCGATAAAGAACCCGGTAACTGGATGAGCACCGGACGGACCTATGATGAGCAGCGCTACAGTCCGCTCAAGCGGATCAGCGATCAGAACGTCGGTCAGCTTGGGCTGGCCTGGAGCTACAAGCTCGATCTGGATCGCGGTGTCGAGGCCACGCCGATCGTGGTCGATGGCGTGATGTACACCACTGGGCCGTTTTCGGTGGTGTACGCGCTGGATGCCCGTAACGGTAAATTGATCTGGAAGTACGACCCGCAATCGGACCGTAACCGCGCGGGCGAAGCCTGCTGCGACGCGGTCAACCGTGGCGTGGCCGTGTGGAAGGGCAAGGTCTACGTGGGCGTGCTTGACGGGCGCCTGGAGGCCATTGATGCCAAGACCGGTCAACGCGCCTGGTCGGTCGATACCCGGGCCGATCACAAGCGCAGCTACACCATCACTGGCGCGCCCAGGGTGGTCAACGGCAAGGTGGTGATCGGCAACGGCGGCGCGGAGTTTGGCGTGCGCGGTTATGTCACCGCCTATGATGCCGAGACTGGCAAGCAGGCCTGGCGGTTCTATACCGTGCCCGGCGACCCCAAGCTACCACCGGAAGACAAGGGCATGGCCATTGCCGCCAAGACCTGGCATGGCGACGCGTTTGTCGAGCAGGGCGGTGGCGGGACGGCCTGGGATTCGTTTGCCTTCGACCCGGATTTGAACCTGCTGTACATCGGTGTCGGCAACGGTTCGCTGTGGGACCCGAAATGGCGCAGCCAGGCCAAGGGCGACAATCTGTTCCTGTCGTCGATTGTCGCGGTCAACGCCGATACCGGTGAGTACGTCTGGCACTACCAGACCACCCCGGGTGACGCATGGGACTACACCGCGACCCAGCATATGATCCTCGCTGAACTGCCCATCGACGGGAAACCGCGCAAGGTGCTGATGCAGGCGCCCAAGAACGGTTTCTTCTATGTGATCGACCGCGCCACCGGCCAGTTGCTGTCGGCCAAGGGCATCGTGCCGCAAAGCTGGACCAAGGGCATGGACATGAAGACCGGTCGGCCAATCGTCGATGACGAGAACGCTGCGTATTGGAAGGACGGCAAGCGCAAGCTGGTGACGCCGGCCTTCTGGGGAGCGCATGACTGGCAGCCAATGTCCTACAACCCGAACACCGGGCTGGTGTATATCCCGGCCCACATCATGTCCGCCTACTACGAGCACATTCCCGAGGCGCCCAAGCGCAACCCTTTCAAGAGCATGTACCAGTTGGGCCTGCGGACCGGGATGATGCCGGAGAATGTCGACGGCCTGCTGGAAATGGCCAAGGGCTGGTCGGGCAAGCTGATCGCCTGGGACCCGGTCAAGCAGCAGCCGGCCTGGGAAGTGCCCTACGTAACCATCTTCAATGGCGGCACCTTGAGTACCGCCGGTAACCTGGTATTCGAAGGCAGCGCCGATGGCCGGGTGATCGCCTACGCGGCCGACACCGGCAAGAAACTCTGGGAGCAACCTGCGGCCAGTGGGGTGATGGCAGCACCGATCACCTACAGCGTCGATGGCGAGCAGTACGTGACGTTCATGGCCGGTTGGGGCGGGGCATTTTCCACCTTTGCCGGCGCCCTGTCGCTGCGTGCCGGGGTGCAGCCCTTTTCCCAGGTGCTGACCTACAAGATTGGCGGCACCGCCAAGTTGCAGGAACCGGCGCCGCGTCCCGACACCCCGAAACCACCCGCGCTGAGCACCGACACCGCGGCCATCGAGGCCGGCGGCAAGCTCTATGACGGATATTGCTCGCAGTGCCATGGCATCCACGCGGTCAGCGGCGGCGTGTTGCCGGATCTTCGCAAGCTGACGCCGGAGAAACACCAGATGTTCCTCGGCATCCTGTTCGGTGGGCGTGTGCCCGATGGCATGCCGTCCTTTGCCGATGCTTTTACCCCCGAGCAGGTCGACCAGATCCATCAGTACCTGATCAAGCGGGCCCACGACCTTCAGGACGAAGGACTGGCCTGGAAAAAATTCAGCGCCAAGCAATAA
- a CDS encoding AAA family ATPase — translation MIRTILTGRKTLNLRSSALNLFDIDSISLLIGKNGSGKTRTLQEIAEAFGTRRNQSLDEPCKIILSTERLATPEQLNDWGILYYTPAQNRPSIRSTKNFINASKRPVENLNNLDRYSNILAAFGLDVELTATLRAEYRKIARLLAEALLKNRQFRTAAILDAFNFAELEERKRIFDNVSEFEASQSEYNLADSRYTEQFQTLVELLLRKLHQSATAHQVFACLAVVTQLLEKRQASIVLVISFLKTYLDFEFLPSLQDDPRLPELRQLAKMTEYLLRHEHFEPAPGSSSNVLIYTRPLITQEQRVRLERLEAFKLCRLGYPHISSGQWAIMQQIIALYESLKELRTRGFRKLLVMIDEGDAFLHLEWQRQYIYQINDFLSQCKEELQIDCLQLILASHSPLLATDVPREFVATFDSDEPQPSFGAPMQLVLNRSFGARSMGAFAIREINKTLHNAAQGLMTERDRYVRSIVEDPIISREIDYLLNKERS, via the coding sequence ATGATCAGGACAATATTGACCGGGCGAAAAACCCTTAACCTAAGAAGCAGCGCTCTCAACCTGTTTGACATCGATTCGATCTCTCTGCTCATTGGCAAGAATGGATCCGGCAAGACTCGAACCTTGCAAGAAATCGCTGAAGCTTTCGGCACAAGACGCAATCAATCACTGGACGAACCCTGTAAGATTATCCTCAGCACCGAACGCCTGGCCACACCGGAGCAGCTAAACGATTGGGGAATCCTGTACTACACGCCCGCACAAAACAGGCCAAGCATTCGCAGTACCAAAAACTTCATCAACGCCTCAAAGCGTCCAGTGGAAAATCTCAATAATCTAGACCGCTACTCTAACATTCTGGCTGCCTTCGGCCTCGACGTAGAGTTGACCGCTACATTGCGAGCGGAATACCGCAAAATTGCTCGACTGTTAGCTGAAGCATTGTTGAAAAACCGGCAGTTTCGTACCGCTGCCATTCTCGATGCTTTTAATTTCGCCGAACTCGAAGAGCGCAAACGAATATTTGATAATGTCTCGGAGTTTGAAGCCAGCCAGTCGGAATACAACCTTGCAGACTCCCGCTATACCGAACAATTTCAGACCCTCGTTGAATTACTGCTACGCAAGTTACACCAAAGCGCCACGGCACATCAGGTTTTTGCTTGCCTTGCTGTAGTCACCCAACTACTGGAGAAGCGCCAAGCCAGTATCGTTTTGGTCATCAGCTTTCTCAAAACATATCTGGACTTTGAGTTCTTACCTTCGCTGCAAGATGATCCACGTCTGCCTGAACTGCGCCAACTTGCCAAAATGACCGAATACCTGCTTAGGCATGAGCACTTCGAACCAGCACCAGGCAGTAGCAGCAATGTTCTAATCTACACTCGGCCCCTGATTACCCAAGAGCAACGTGTCAGACTCGAACGATTGGAAGCGTTCAAGCTTTGTCGACTTGGGTATCCTCATATCAGCTCAGGACAATGGGCGATCATGCAACAAATCATCGCTTTGTACGAATCATTGAAGGAATTGCGAACCCGTGGGTTCCGCAAGTTACTGGTAATGATCGATGAAGGCGACGCATTTTTACATTTGGAGTGGCAACGGCAATATATCTATCAAATCAACGACTTCTTGAGCCAATGCAAGGAGGAGCTCCAGATCGATTGCCTACAATTGATTCTGGCATCCCACTCCCCTCTACTGGCTACTGATGTGCCACGAGAGTTCGTTGCGACTTTTGACAGTGATGAACCGCAGCCATCCTTCGGCGCCCCCATGCAACTAGTATTAAACCGCTCGTTTGGTGCCCGTTCGATGGGCGCATTTGCCATCCGAGAAATTAATAAGACTCTGCACAATGCCGCCCAAGGCCTAATGACGGAGCGAGACAGGTATGTCCGGAGCATCGTCGAGGACCCTATCATCTCAAGGGAAATTGATTATCTGCTGAACAAGGAGCGGTCGTAA
- a CDS encoding sugar phosphate isomerase/epimerase family protein, producing MKLEIFRTLWGYTASKAQALDELLEAGFDGMEARLPMTASERAEFAAFLRINKVSYISTVFSAYDVLPEQSATVDEHLLDLDKKLGWAAELSPRFVNLLAGNDRWPLAQQVDFFGRAMDVARKHGLVCTFETHRARSLFNPWVTLELIRQLPDLRFTSDISHWVVTCERLLNDPEDDLSAFVERVHHIQARVGYDQGPQVPHPAAPEYSQALAFHQQHWEAIWRSQEKRGYQVSTLTPEFGADGYLHHLPFTNVPVADLWSLNVWMANTEREHFRRFACTSTR from the coding sequence ATGAAGCTGGAAATATTCCGAACGTTGTGGGGCTACACCGCGAGCAAGGCACAAGCGCTCGATGAGTTGCTTGAAGCCGGGTTCGATGGCATGGAAGCCCGCCTGCCCATGACCGCCAGCGAACGCGCCGAGTTCGCAGCCTTTCTACGCATCAACAAAGTCAGCTATATCAGCACCGTCTTCAGCGCCTACGACGTTCTACCGGAACAGTCGGCAACCGTCGACGAACACCTTCTGGACCTCGATAAGAAACTCGGTTGGGCGGCTGAGTTGTCACCGCGCTTCGTCAATCTGCTGGCTGGCAACGACCGCTGGCCACTGGCACAGCAAGTCGACTTCTTTGGCCGCGCGATGGACGTCGCGCGCAAGCATGGCCTGGTGTGCACCTTCGAAACCCATCGCGCTCGCTCGTTATTCAACCCCTGGGTCACCCTCGAGCTGATTCGTCAACTGCCGGACCTGCGCTTCACCAGCGACATCAGTCATTGGGTCGTCACCTGCGAACGCCTGCTCAACGATCCGGAAGACGACCTCAGCGCCTTCGTCGAACGCGTTCACCATATCCAGGCCCGAGTCGGTTATGACCAGGGACCGCAAGTGCCTCACCCCGCCGCCCCCGAGTACAGCCAAGCGCTTGCCTTCCATCAGCAACATTGGGAGGCCATCTGGCGATCCCAGGAAAAACGCGGGTATCAGGTCAGCACGCTGACACCGGAGTTCGGCGCCGACGGCTATCTGCATCACCTGCCCTTCACCAACGTGCCGGTGGCCGATCTGTGGTCGCTGAACGTGTGGATGGCAAACACCGAGCGCGAGCATTTTCGGCGTTTCGCCTGCACCTCAACCCGATAA